The Solea solea chromosome 15, fSolSol10.1, whole genome shotgun sequence genome segment GAATAAAACTGTCGGTCAACGGTGACAGTTCAATTCAACAACACTTCCAGACTTATTTTTTTTCCGTTTGAAAACACTGGAAAGAGAACACGTTATCTGTTCCTCTTTTAAATGTCAAACGGTGGTAGCACCAAATGTTCAAATCAAACTCTTAAAAATGACCGACACATTGCGTTTTGAGTTTTAAAGAAATGCCGGcgtgtttattttttacctcAGAAGTGGGGAAAATGAGACGCTAACTTTTTAGGCGTTTGGTTCTTCCACTCCGCACGAGAACCTGACGTCTGCTGCAGAAACTGGAAATTAACTGGGATTTACTGAAACTGATCTTTTTGAAAACCAGGGAGCCATTTATCACTTTTATacctatataaatatatctatatttcTGATGTAAAGATCCACTATGCAACGTTCTGCCTCAAAAGACGTCAGGGAACAAATGTTAACATGTAAAATATAGCATTAAAGTATCAATGTTCTTGAGATGAGAGTGACTTTATCGAGGTGTTTGTTTTTCGGTATACGGTGCCTCATCCGTTACATTTGAGGACCCAATGGAAACGTTAGACCCTGTTTATATCAAAAGAGCTGGaactaaagattatttaaataatctgttgattattttctcaatgattcAATGTTTggaccataaaatgttgatttgatttttcccaaatctggaattgatgatgttctcaaatgtcttgtttttggtccataaaacaaaatgtatcagttttaatgatttctttgttatatggagcaaggaaaccagCAACAATTGTAGTTAAAGTGACAGTTTGTACAATTTTGCAGTCTgggggaaatgaaaaacaacaattcatacaatcggCTCATTTTACACTTGTAAAAACATAAGAAATGATAACCCTAATCCCCAAACTCTTACTCTGACCCAGAATTaaattacatgtttttaaacttgTCTCTTAAAAAAGGAAGAGCTTTAAGTAGATTTGGACCAAGCCTCCTGGACCTGTAAGTTAATTTGATGCATACattttattagtaattataGATATTGTAGTTCTATTTTGATAAGTGAAGATCAGTTAGTGTCTTTTTTAATAACTActctttgacattttctggtattttTTGCTCCCTTTAACAacaatatttgtaaaaaaaaaattaaaaaaatattttcgtggacaaaacatgacagCTCAGAGTATCCTGACATTGTGTGGACCCGAACATCTAATcaattaatgaagaaaataatcaaccgTTTAATCCAAGATTTAAGAATAATCATTAGCTGCTGCAGCCCTGTTTATTATGTCACGTTGTTTCCATTGGTGTCAccatcacttttgttttgtttgacacgAGTGCTTAACTGTGACGAATAGTTGTGTTTCAAGTTTCGCATATTAGCGCTTTAAGGGTTCACTGTGATCTCCAGGTACTTGTGATTTAAAGGGCTTTAAACAAAATAGCTACCAAAGGTTTTTGTGTGTTCGTGTGAGGAGCTTGAGAAAGTCTTTGATGGGGTTTTCTTACACTTActtttgtaaaaacacaatgaataaattaattcaCAACCAAATTGTTTCCTGATTCATCCATGGTTACTGTCTTGGTGAGTGTTAAAAGGTCTTGATTAAGGCAACATTGAGCTAGTAAAGCGAGCTGACTCCAAACGGAGCAAAATCCACCTCCAAAAAGACGCCAAACTCCTTTGACACTTTTACTCCACACTGAAtaaaaactgtaattaaaaaaaaaatatattttcatttcgattttttttgtactttattcAGTTTAAGTACAGACACACTGGACAGTCATCCTACATTTAAACGTGACCCTCTTCGATGCTTACTAAAGAAATGTTTCCAACAAACTATCACCGTATAATTTGTCATCACAGTGAACTGTGTCCACAACACTGGCTCTAACATAATCACAATTATTAAAGGTGCAACAgtgcaacaacacaaacagagctaACATTTGGTTTCTTTAACGTCGGTTTCACCTggcacaaaaaggaaaaaacattcAGTGTATGTCATAATTAGTAACATCCTCATGGTGAAACATGCCCCAGGAAAGATGTTTAAGTTTGTATTCTTTAGCGTCAAGGCATCAAATATCACCCCAAAGAACTGACATTGAAGGAATAATCTAGTGTCATCATAAAGGGTACTGACATAGGCTCTATGCCAGGAATCAGCCTGAAACATGCACTCTCACCatcagattttagccacttcacaaaaaGGCTCACCTGCTTGAGTctataaaagtttaaaacacGTTTACCAATTTAACTTGCTGCTAGACAACCTATTATAATATATCTGTCTGGCTCTGAATTCAGTTGTTGGAGTTGATGTCTATCTCATCTTTGTCCTCACTGATCTCCTTGAAGCTTTCCTTCAAGGCTCCTTCTTTCTCCTTCTGGCTGCTCTTGGAGGAGCCGGCAGACACTCGAGGCTGGTAGCTGTAGCTGGCAGAATTGAAAGACATCCCTGTGTTAAAGTgagtctcctccccctccagtAGTTTCCTTGTGGGAAGGAAAGACACACCATGTTAGAGCAGTTTCTCCTTGAATCTGCTGACCACACTGAAAACAAGGTTGCACATCTCAAGAGATTTATCCACTAATTAATGTTGGAACACACAAACCTGTAGGCGGCTATCTCGATGTCCAGGGCCATCTTGACGTTGAGCAGGTCTTGATACTCTCGCAGATGCTGGGCCATCTCCCCCTTTAGGTTCCTCAGCTCAGAATCCAGGTGACCAATCGTGTCCTGTcacattgaaaacaacaaagatgaCAGAAGAAGGTAAGAAGAACTCATCTCATCAAAGCAAATGTCCTTGGATATCTTCTTAGTTGTAGCCTTCTGGTACCAAAACAACAGTGCAAAACCTCTTGGACTGGAAACTGTTGTACTACAATGATGGTGAGCAATCAGATCTAATGGTTTGTGCCATCACAAACTGTTGGGGGTGCTCATGTACATCTCTGTAGTGTTGGTGCATACCGTAGCAGACATGGGCGGATGACGATATTTGTCTCACATGGTCAAAGTAGGAATCGGGCCTTAAACCTACAGTTCTAGAGGCATGTCTGAAAGGGATTTGAGGGACCCACAAGGGACCTGGGGGGGGGGCCCTACATTGGACCAAACCCAACCAAATTTCACCTGAATGTGAGACAACCCAACCAAATGGCGACCAAGGAGCGGAGACGTCAGAGAAACATAGGCGATACTTTCAGGTAACTGCTTGCTGTCTGCCCTCTTGCAACAACCCTGCTCTTGAAACTTAAAAGTCGGGTACTTCCTGCTGTGTGCAGTTAGCCAACAGCTTAACTCAAGCTGTGACATAATTCAAGACTGAGATGTGCCAACTTCCAATCCTATTACAGAACGGAGTTTAAGGCAGAACTGACCTTCACATTGTGTGGCAGCAGGTAGCAAATTACTTTTGCAGGCAGAAAAGCCTGTACTTAGGTAATAATTGCAGATAAGTCCTGGAAAGAGCTAAGATCCTAGGATAAGTGTCAGGAAAAGAGAAGGTTATTGTAATTTCAGTGTGTAAGCAGCAAGTGTGGAACTGCTCCATGAAAATTAAACTTGCCTGCATGACCGTGACTTCAGCGTTGTGGGTGTCCTCCATCTCAGTGATCTGCCTCTCCAGAGACTCATTGGTGCCTCTCAGGGTCTCTATCTCGATGGTCTTGGACTGCAGCTGCCTCCTGAACTCGTTGATCTCCTCCCTGCTGGCCCTCATGGCCTCGTTGCTCCTGGTGGCCTGCTCGCTGAGGCTGGCAAACTTGTTCTTGTACCAGTCCTCGGCCGACTGCAGGTTTCTGGAGGCGATTGACTCGTACTGGTTGCGGATTTCCTTCAGAGCTGAGGTGAGGTCTGGTTTGACCATGTCACGCTCCACTAAGACCTGCTGCACCTCCATCGTGCTGCTCAGCTCCTGGATCTCCTCATCATGGACCTTCTTCAGGAAGGAGATCTCTTCAGACAGTGCCTCCAGACGGCGCTCCAGGTCAAGACGAACGACTGTGGCGTTGTCCATGTCTTTCCTGAAAGTCTTCAAGGTCTGCTCAGCCTCCTCCCGCACACTCACTTCCTCATCATACTTCATACTGAGCCTCTACAATGTGaaatgaaagaagagaaaaggtgAGAACCAACACTCGATTTTGGTTAAAGAAGTATGAGAGATTTTCTCTTTCTTAGAGGTAAACAGGCCTTGTAGcggtaatgtttttatttaattattttttcccAACTTCTCCCCGTCAAGGGGAGACAGCagatgatccacatatttgatctGGCAGAGTTTTGTTTATGCTGGATGTCCTTCCTGAAGCAACCCTCACATTTATCTGTGCTCAGGACCGGCACTTGGAGTACAGGGATTGGTACCTTGTCCAATTCCCTTTTGCTcagaaaaagcaaacaaaacaacccaACCACCCGGTTGTACCTGCAGCTCATCGTCCATGTTGCTCTTCTCGATCAGGATGCGGTTCCTGTCTCTGCCCAGATCCTCCAGCTGTGACCGCAGGTCCTTCATCTCCTGCTGGTAGAGTTGAGCGAGACGCGGTGGCTCGTTTTGCTTCTGTCGCAGAGTCCCCATCTCTGTCTCcaacactttgttttgttgttccaGGTGCCGCACTTTATCGATGAACATGGCGAAGCGGTCATTCAGGCCCTACAATGCAAGAAAATTTCAAGAAAAATTTTCTATGGTCCATGACAAATCTTATTCTTTCAAATCATCCgactccatcttgccctatcttAGAGTCTGTGGCGGTTCTCAGTCATCCGGGTTATCGTTGTCTTTGGGAGTTAGTTCAGTTGCTACTGacgtttttgaaaaaaaatgtattgctgTGTACCTAAATGAGAGCCTGATAATTTCTGGGTCTACTTTTCTGACATTAATTGCTCGGTTTTCACAGGAACCTTTGGACAAACTTAGTAGATTTTGTTTACCTTGCAAGTCCCTGTTGGGGTTTGCAGAGCTTACAGGGAACTGCTGCTCTGAagaatttcttttatttcatagAAAAGGGTTCATGGGACTAAAGGAACATTGGAACATGCTGGCTTGTACCAAATTCACACTACATGTTGTGGTATCTGCCTTAAATACACTGTTAACAGTGAAAACATCTCTTTTGCCTATGGTGGCACAGGAGACACAACCTTTTAAGAATCATGAAAATCACAACAACTATCTATACTCAGTTAATTGTACTTAACACTGGATAAGATATTGAAGTGACTAAATTAATGCCAAATCAAATCTACCTGCAGTTGCTCCTTCTCGTTAGTTCTAATGACTTTGAGTTCGTTGTTGATCACAGAAGTCTGAGTCAGGTCCACAGAGTCGGTGTGCATCGggatgaaggaggaggtggagaaccGGCCGACCCGCCGGGTCATGCTCAGGGAGGACATGGTGGGACGGGACGCAGCCATCATGGACCTGAGCCCCGCCGAGGAGACTCGAGGTGCAGTAGAGCCCaagcgggaggaggaggagacggggaCCCGGGGAGAGTCCCCGAAAATCTTCCGGTAGGATGACGAGGTGTAGCGGTCGCTGTAGCTCATCTCTGCCGTGAGTCAGAGATAAAAGTGTGTGCGGCACTTAATGAGATTTACAGGAGCTTATGAAGGAGCAGGATGTGGCAGGTGGAGCAAACCATTTTACACACAGAGGTAGAGCCTTACCAGATGGAGGGAGGATGGAGAATTTGTCAGGTCCATGTGCTGTACTGCATTGGTTCACAGACtggggtcaggacccacagatgggtcaggagagttttttttggggtccccaaacaaatttgcagaactgtccctttaagataAGATTATTGTGTATGGGGTATAAAATTAAGTTGAATCTAGGTTTTACGTATGTGGATGTAAATTAGTAACTTccttatgcacaaatttgctcttgtcatgctttttttatgatttgggTCTTGATAGTTTGAGTTCTGGTATACTATATGTGCGTGGGTATCTGTGAAGactaaaacatttataaacaatAGCAAGTGAGCACATTTTGTCTGGTTCTcataactttaaagggctttatgGCGGGTTTAGGAGCTGGTTTTGGGGTTAggagtcagaaaaaaacaagttttttggttcatataaatatatttatgcaCAGACACAAtcatatcataaaaaaataagtttaatGCTTTATCTTGTCGTTAGACAACCCTTTACTGAGTTTTGCTTCCCTTTGTAAACCGCTCCCTCCCTCACACCCAAGTCCAagtttgtgactttggtgattGAAATTCTTCCTTTAAGTTTACATAAgtaacatacatacattcaccacacgaggcagcagtagaacagcagctcttgtgttactgtgagctaaaataactgattttctccatggactttggtgtgggagagtgatcgGTGAACAAACGCCAGTTTCCAGGCAGAAGAGGCTAAATTATGGCAAGATAAAGCAAAATGCATATTCTTAAGATAGACTTAAGTTTACTATGTGTCAGTACTTCATACATTTACACTTTAATTATTCCTTTAATATGGGAAATCTGTGAAAAACTGGAAAACTATTCACCTGTACTGCTGTTTAATACACCCCAATGTTGTGCTATCAATAGATTTGAAGTGTTGAACATGTGATGGGGGACACAGGCAGCTGGGAAACCAGTTAGCATCtctcatgagcagcagcagcagcagcagcagcagcagcagcagcctcacgGAGAGAGCTGTGCTTTAATTACTCATGTCTTTATTGTGCTTTAAAGGAGTGCGATGTCAGCATCTT includes the following:
- the LOC131474362 gene encoding alpha-internexin-like, whose amino-acid sequence is MSYSDRYTSSSYRKIFGDSPRVPVSSSSRLGSTAPRVSSAGLRSMMAASRPTMSSLSMTRRVGRFSTSSFIPMHTDSVDLTQTSVINNELKVIRTNEKEQLQGLNDRFAMFIDKVRHLEQQNKVLETEMGTLRQKQNEPPRLAQLYQQEMKDLRSQLEDLGRDRNRILIEKSNMDDELQRLSMKYDEEVSVREEAEQTLKTFRKDMDNATVVRLDLERRLEALSEEISFLKKVHDEEIQELSSTMEVQQVLVERDMVKPDLTSALKEIRNQYESIASRNLQSAEDWYKNKFASLSEQATRSNEAMRASREEINEFRRQLQSKTIEIETLRGTNESLERQITEMEDTHNAEVTVMQDTIGHLDSELRNLKGEMAQHLREYQDLLNVKMALDIEIAAYRKLLEGEETHFNTGMSFNSASYSYQPRVSAGSSKSSQKEKEGALKESFKEISEDKDEIDINSNN